In bacterium, a single genomic region encodes these proteins:
- a CDS encoding Gfo/Idh/MocA family oxidoreductase produces MAKLRVGFVGAGGIARGAHLPAYQALSNECEVVAAADVAPQVLETFAGAAGLDAKHCYSDYRDMLAKEKLDMVSICTPNSWHCQPTLDAFAAGLHVLCEKPIAISAAQAREMIAAGHKAKKLFMVGQTLRFIRAGAMMKEWVNEGVIGDIYWARAQYIRNRGIPGRLGFVSKELSQGGPIYDIGVHVLDLALWLMDFPEPVSVSAGVYNKLASKKSPLNPFAPKQYTVPDDSSFSLIRFANGATISLECSWALNIPQTAMNVTVCGEKGGCQYEPLAMVTERSGRLDRVQPEIYKFPEPGGHHGEVRDFIDAIRKDKPSPVPGEQALITQRILDAIYKSGEKGKEVKVE; encoded by the coding sequence ATGGCCAAACTCAGAGTCGGTTTCGTCGGCGCCGGCGGCATCGCCCGTGGCGCTCACTTGCCTGCCTACCAGGCACTCAGCAACGAGTGTGAAGTCGTCGCCGCCGCGGATGTCGCGCCGCAGGTCCTGGAGACCTTCGCCGGTGCCGCAGGCCTGGACGCCAAGCACTGCTACTCCGACTACCGCGACATGCTCGCCAAAGAGAAGCTGGACATGGTCTCGATCTGCACGCCGAACTCGTGGCACTGCCAGCCGACGCTGGATGCCTTCGCCGCCGGCCTGCACGTGCTGTGCGAGAAGCCCATCGCCATCAGCGCCGCGCAGGCGCGGGAGATGATCGCTGCCGGCCACAAGGCCAAGAAGCTCTTCATGGTCGGCCAGACGCTGCGGTTCATCCGAGCGGGCGCAATGATGAAGGAGTGGGTCAACGAGGGCGTCATCGGCGACATCTACTGGGCGCGGGCCCAGTACATCCGCAACCGCGGCATCCCCGGCCGCCTCGGGTTTGTCTCCAAGGAGCTGTCGCAGGGCGGGCCGATCTACGATATCGGCGTCCACGTCCTGGACCTGGCCCTGTGGCTGATGGACTTCCCCGAGCCGGTCAGCGTGTCGGCGGGTGTCTACAACAAGCTCGCCAGCAAGAAGTCGCCCCTGAACCCCTTCGCGCCCAAGCAGTATACGGTGCCGGATGACTCGTCCTTCAGCCTCATCCGCTTCGCCAACGGCGCGACGATCTCGCTGGAGTGCAGTTGGGCGCTGAACATCCCGCAGACGGCGATGAACGTGACGGTCTGCGGCGAGAAGGGCGGCTGCCAGTACGAGCCGCTGGCGATGGTCACGGAGCGCAGCGGTCGGCTGGACCGCGTGCAGCCGGAGATCTACAAGTTCCCCGAGCCGGGCGGCCACCACGGCGAGGTGCGCGACTTCATTGACGCCATCCGCAAGGACAAGCCGTCACCGGTGCCCGGCGAGCAGGCGCTCATCACCCAGCGCATCCTCGACGCGATCTACAAGAGCGGCGAGAAGGGGAAGGAAGTGAAGGTGGAGTAG